One window from the genome of Oryctolagus cuniculus chromosome 1, mOryCun1.1, whole genome shotgun sequence encodes:
- the LOC100355917 gene encoding olfactory receptor 10G9, whose amino-acid sequence MEAAVTNVSLVTTFFLTGLPHTPALGSTLFGVFLVVYVLTVLGNLLILLVISVDSRLHTPMYCFLTNLSFIDVWFSTVTVPKMLMALVSPDGGALSFHSCVAQLYSFHFLGSTECFLYTVMSYDRYLAISYPLRYTSMMSGRTCALLAAGTWLSGSLHSAVQTTLTFRLPYCGSNKIQHYFCDAPPILKLACADTSANEVVIFVTIGVVASGCFLLIVLSYVSIVCSILKIRTSEGRHRAFQTCASHCIVVLCFFVPCVFIYLRPGSKDVMDGVVAVFYTVLTPLLNPVVYTLRNKEVKKALLKLKDKISLVPSE is encoded by the coding sequence ATGGAAGCAGCAGTGACGAACGTGAGCCTTGTGACAACGTTCTTCCTCACGGGCCTTCcccacacaccagccctgggctccacACTCTTTGGCGTCTTCCTGGTGGTCTACGTCCTCACCGTGCTGGGGAACCTCCTCATCCTGCTGGTGATCAGCGTGGACTCTCGcctccacacccccatgtactgCTTCCTCACCAACCTGTCCTTCATCGACGTGTGGTTCTCCACTGTCACGGTGCCCAAAATGCTGATGGCCTTGGTGTCCCCAGACGGCGGGGCCCTCTCCTTCCACAGCTGTGTGGCGCAGCTCTATTCTTTCCACTTCCTGGGGAGCACCGAGTGTTTCCTCTACACAGTCATGTCCTATGACCGCTACCTGGCCATCAGTTACCCGCTCAGGTACACCAGCATGATGAGTGGCAGGACGTGCGCCCTGCTGGCCGCTGGCACCTGGCTCAGTGGCTCCCTGCACTCTGCTGTCCAGACCACCTTGACATTCCGCTTGCCCTACTGTGGGTCCAACAAGATCCAGCATTACTTCTGTGATGCACCACCCATCCTCAAGCTGGCCTGTGCAGACACTTCAGCCAATGAGGTGGTCATCTTTGTCACCATTGGGGTGGTGGCCTCGGGCTGCTTTCTCCTGATAGTGCTGTCCTACGTGTCCATCGTCTGCTCCATCCTGAAGATCCGCACCTCAGAGGGGAGGCACCGAGCCTTTCAGACCTGTGCCTCCCACTGCATCGTGGTCCTGTGTTTCTTTGTTCCTTGTGTTTTCATTTACCTGAGGCCAGGCTCCAAGGATGTCATGGATGGGGTTGTGGCTGTTTTCTACACTGTGCTGACCCCACTGCTCAACCCAGTTGTGTACACCCTGAGGAACAAGGAGGTGAAGAAAGCTCTCCTGAAGCTAAAAGACAAAATATCACTTGTTCCGAGTGAATaa